One part of the Paramormyrops kingsleyae isolate MSU_618 chromosome 2, PKINGS_0.4, whole genome shotgun sequence genome encodes these proteins:
- the spring1 gene encoding SREBP regulating gene protein isoform X1, translating into MGLPTPILEPDVPMVLRRLLRKRWVLAVVFGLSLIYFLTSTLKQEERTVRDRTLLQARDPEHRIPWKVRFDLGNSSRQITQCRNSIQGKTLITDELGYVCERINLLVNGCCDINTPSSRQFVCDTCLLGGCCSVYEYCVSCCLQPDKKLLLERFLNRAAESFQNLFTAVEDHFELCLAKCRTSSQHYMIEVCAAGPSSAAPSSRCFSGPRQLADRDGIPPPRLTE; encoded by the exons ATGG GACTCCCTACACCGATCCTCGAACCCGACGTCCCCATGGTGCTGCGCAGGCTTCTCAGGAAGCGCTGGGTCTTGGCCGTCGTCTTCGGACTGTCCCTTATCTACTTCCTGACCAGCACCCTGAAACAG GAGGAGAGGACCGTGCGTGATCGGACCCTTCTGCAGGCGAGGGACCCCGAGCACCGCATCCCCTGGAAAGTCCGCTTCGACCTCGGTAACAGCAGCAGGCAGATAACGCAGTGCCGAAACTCGATCCAGGGCAAGACCCTAATAACGGACGAGCTGG GTTACGTCTGCGAGAGGATCAACCTGCTGGTGAACGGCTGCTGCGACATCAATACACCCAGCTCTCGGCAGTTTGTCTGCGACACCTGCCTGCTAGGGGGCTGCTGCAGCGTCTACGAGTACTGCGTCTCCTGCTGCCTGCAGCCCGACAAG AAACTTCTGCTGGAGCGGTTCCTCAACAGAGCAGCCGAGAGTTTCCAGAACCTCTTCACTGCGGTGGAGGATCACTTTGAGCTGTGTCTGGCAAAATGCCGCACCTCTTCACAG CATTACATGATCGAGGTCTGTGCTGCAGGGCCGTCCTCCGCCGCCCCATCTTCCAGGTGCTTCTCGGGACCTCGCCAACTGGCAGATAGAGATGGCATCCCACCCCCACGTCTGACAGAATGA
- the rnft2 gene encoding E3 ubiquitin-protein ligase RNFT2, with product MQRRHSSNTDGMPPERSRSQTMGSESSLDEAGVFDCLKSDPSPQQLFSGLVGVPSANVASVPFQAAGLVLGSPSEVFIQMAASSSREEGSHRPESSPYLPRPPQPHLHHHHHHHYHQPSQHRSSSSLLHAADRHGSGDDGGDDPSTPAPALSELRAVVSWLQKGFPFILILLAKVCFQHKLGIAVCIGMASTFTFANSALKHQVSLREKRSVFVTLWILAFLAGNTLYLYYTFSTEELYNSLLFAKPNMDSFDFFDLIWVVGITDFVLKYFTIGVKCLILFLPKILLAFKSRGKIYLMIEEFSQLFRALVPIQLWYKYIMAEDPSGSYLLGASLIIIYSLCKSFDVCGRLVGIRKALMILCSSQSFGVRASSQQCSEAGDLCAICQTQFRDPMALLCQHVFCEDCLCLWFERERTCPLCRSSAVETPRPWKDGTTSAHFQVY from the exons ATGCAGAGGAGACACAGCAGTAACACCGATGGCATGCCCCCTGAAAG GAGCAGGAGCCAGACAATGGGGTCAGAGAGCAGTCTGGATGAAGCTGGGGTGTTCGACTGCCTGAAATCTGACCCCTCACCCCAGCAGCTCTTCTCTGGCCTGGTGGGCGTCCCGTCCGCCAACGTGGCCTCTGTCCCATTCCAGGCTGCCGGCTTGGTCCTGGGCTCCCCGTCCGAGGTCTTCATCCAGATGGCCGCATCCTCCTCCCGGGAGGAGGGCTCTCACCGGCCAGAGAGCAGCCCCTACCTGCCgcgccccccccagccacacctccaccaccaccaccatcaccactaCCACCAGCCTTCTCAGCACCGTTCCTCCTCGTCCCTGCTGCACGCGGCCGACCGCCATGGCAGCGGGGACGACGGCGGAGACGACCCCTCCACCCCCGCGCCCGCACTGTCCGAGCTGCGAGCTGTTGTATCCTGGCTCCAGAAAGGCTTCCCcttcatcctcatcctcctggcCAAAGTTTGCTTTCAGCACAAGTTGG GCATTGCTGTGTGCATCGGGATGGCAAGCACTTTCACGTTCGCCAACTCGGCTCTCAAGCACCAAGTGTCGTTACGG GAGAAGAGGTCCGTTTTTGTCACGCTCTGGATTCTGGCATTCCTGGCTGGGAACACCCTGTATCTCTATTACACGTTTAGCACTGAGGAATTATACAACAG tttGCTCTTTGCCAAGCCAAACATGGACAGCTTTGATTTCTTTGACCTGATCTGGGTGGTGGGGATCACCGACTTCGTCCTGAAGTATTTCACTATTGGGGTCAAATGCCTCATCTTGTTTCTACCCAAAATCCTCCTTGCCTTCAAGTCCAGG GGGAAGATCTACTTGATGATTGAAGAGTTCAGCCAGCTCTTCCGGGCTCTGGTGCCCATCCAGCTGTGGTATAAATACATCATGGCTGAGGACCCATCTGGCAGCTATCTCCTTGGGGCTTCCCTCATCATCATCTACAGCCTGTGCAAG TCTTTTGATGTTTGCGGACGATTAGTGGGAATAAGGAAAGCTCTAATGATCCTGTGTAGCTCCCAG AGTTTCGGCGTGAGAGCGAGCAGCCAACAGTGTAGTGAGGCGGGGGACCTCTGTGCCATCTGCCAGACCCAGTTCCGGGACCCCATGGCTCTGCTGTGCCAG CACGTTTTCTGCGAGGACTGCTTGTGCCTCTGGTTCGAGCGGGAGCGCACGTGCCCTCTGTGTCGCTCCTCGGCTGTCGAGACCCCACGTCCCTGGAAGGACGGAACCACCTCCGCCCACTTCCAGGTGTACTAG
- the spring1 gene encoding SREBP regulating gene protein isoform X2 has product MGLPTPILEPDVPMVLRRLLRKRWVLAVVFGLSLIYFLTSTLKQEERTVRDRTLLQARDPEHRIPWKVRFDLGNSSRQITQCRNSIQGKTLITDELGYVCERINLLVNGCCDINTPSSRQFVCDTCLLGGCCSVYEYCVSCCLQPDKKLLLERFLNRAAESFQNLFTAVEDHFELCLAKCRTSSQSVQHENTYRNPQAKFCYGESPPELAPI; this is encoded by the exons ATGG GACTCCCTACACCGATCCTCGAACCCGACGTCCCCATGGTGCTGCGCAGGCTTCTCAGGAAGCGCTGGGTCTTGGCCGTCGTCTTCGGACTGTCCCTTATCTACTTCCTGACCAGCACCCTGAAACAG GAGGAGAGGACCGTGCGTGATCGGACCCTTCTGCAGGCGAGGGACCCCGAGCACCGCATCCCCTGGAAAGTCCGCTTCGACCTCGGTAACAGCAGCAGGCAGATAACGCAGTGCCGAAACTCGATCCAGGGCAAGACCCTAATAACGGACGAGCTGG GTTACGTCTGCGAGAGGATCAACCTGCTGGTGAACGGCTGCTGCGACATCAATACACCCAGCTCTCGGCAGTTTGTCTGCGACACCTGCCTGCTAGGGGGCTGCTGCAGCGTCTACGAGTACTGCGTCTCCTGCTGCCTGCAGCCCGACAAG AAACTTCTGCTGGAGCGGTTCCTCAACAGAGCAGCCGAGAGTTTCCAGAACCTCTTCACTGCGGTGGAGGATCACTTTGAGCTGTGTCTGGCAAAATGCCGCACCTCTTCACAG AGTGTCCAGCATGAAAACACCTACCGCAATCCACAGGCCAAGTTCTGCTACGGGGAAAGTCCTCCTGAACTCGCACCGATCTAA